Proteins found in one Quercus robur chromosome 2, dhQueRobu3.1, whole genome shotgun sequence genomic segment:
- the LOC126709691 gene encoding cytochrome P450 81C13-like: protein MENFYFYLALILSTVFIIKLLNRHHNKNLPPSPFSLPIIGHLHLLKQPLHRTLETLSLQYGPILSLKFGSRSILVVSSPSAVEECFTKNDIILANRPQTMAGDRLTYNCTAPVWAPYGHLWRNLRRVSTIEILSHISLQKSSIIREEEVYSLLRQVFKVSNIEPQKVDFKYLCTLLVSNIMMRMVAGKPCVGEEFACMDVGKKLLKEFKEVYFPSLTVNICDFFPILRWVGYKGLEKKMVRMHRKRDEALGRLIEEISRLNNDNIIDVEKKRTLIETLFSLRKSEPEFFSDEVIKSLTLMMLIAGTETTATTMEWVMSLLLNHPEVLQKVKAEIDSQVGCERLINDSDLAKLPYLRCVINETFRLYPTVPLLLPHCSSADCTVGGFHIPRGTIMLVNAWSMHRDPKLWEEPTKFKPERFEEINGERVGFKFFPFGIGRRACPGDSMAMRVMSLALGAFIQCFDWEMVGKEMVDMTSSFGFLMAKTKPLEAVCTPCPSMTSILSQL, encoded by the exons ATGGAAAACTTTTACTTCTACCTTGCTTTGATCCTCTCCACTGTTTTCATTATCAAACTTCTAAACCGCcaccataacaaaaatttaccaCCAAGTCCATTTTCTCTACCAATAATCGGCCACCTTCACCTCCTGAAACAGCCACTCCACCGAACACTAGAGACCCTATCATTGCAGTATGGTCCAATCCTATCTCTTAAGTTTGGTTCAAGGTCTATCCTAGTTGTATCTTCTCCTTCAGCTGTTGAAGAATGTTTCACCAAAAATGACATAATATTGGCAAATCGTCCCCAAACTATGGCTGGGGATCGTCTTACTTATAATTGTACCGCCCCAGTTTGGGCTCCATATGGTCACTTGTGGCGAAACCTCAGACGTGTTAGTACCATTGAGATTCTCTCTCATATCAGCCTTCAGAAATCTTCTATCattagagaagaagaagtgTACTCTCTTCTTCGCCAAGTGTTTAAGGTGTCAAATATAGAACCCCAAAAGGTGGACTTCAAGTATTTGTGCACACTTTTGGTGTCTAATATAATGATGAGGATGGTTGCTGGAAAGCCATGTGTTGGAGAGGAATTTGCATGCATGGATGTGGGAAAGAAGCTTCTCAAAGAATTCAAAGAGGTTTACTTTCCGAGCTTGACAGTGAATATATGTGATTTCTTTCCAATTTTAAGGTGGGTTGGTTACAAAGGGTTGGAGAAGAAAATGGTAAGGATGCACAGGAAAAGAGATGAAGCGTTAGGGCGTTTGATAGAAGAGATAAGCAGGCTGAACAATGATAACATTATAGATGTGGAAAAGAAGAGGACACTGATTGAAACTCTGTTTTCTCTACGGAAATCTGAACCTGAATTTTTTTCAGATGAAGTCATCAAAAGCCTCACATTG ATGATGCTTATTGCGGGAACAGaaacaacagcaacaaccaTGGAATGGGTCATGTCACTTCTTCTGAATCATCCAGAAGTATTGCAAAAGGTTAAAGCAGAAATCGACAGCCAAGTTGGGTGTGAGCGCTTGATAAATGACTCGGATCTTGCCAAACTTCCCTATCTTCGTTGTGTCATCAATGAAACATTTCGACTATATCCTACAGTGCCACTTTTATTACCTCATTGTTCCTCAGCAGATTGCACCGTGGGGGGATTTCATATCCCACGAGGGACAATTATGTTGGTGAATGCATGGTCCATGCATAGAGATCCCAAGCTTTGGGAGGAGCCTACTAAGTTCAAGCCAGAGAGATTTGAAGAAATTAATGGAGAAAGAGTAGGGTTCAAGTTCTTTCCATTTGGCATAGGGAGGAGGGCATGCCCTGGTGATAGCATGGCCATGCGGGTTATGTCTTTAGCATTGGGTGCATTCATTCAGTGCTTTGATTGGGAAATGGTTGGGAAGGAGATGGTGGACATGACCTCAAGTTTCGGATTTCTCATGGCAAAGACTAAGCCTTTGGAGGCTGTTTGTACTCCATGCCCTTCCATGACTAGCATCCTCTCTCAGCTTTGA